Proteins encoded by one window of Deinococcus radiodurans R1 = ATCC 13939 = DSM 20539:
- the katA gene encoding catalase, which yields MSDENNKGVGTAVQGVGGPRDGRTAPGEQGTTLTTRQGHPVHDNQNSRTVGSRGPMTLENYQFIEKLSHFDRERIPERVVHARGVGAHGVFRATGKVGDEPVSKYTRAKLFQEDGKETPVFVRFSTVGHGTHSPETLRDPRGFAVKFYTEDGNWDLVGNNLKIFFIRDALKFPDLIHSQKPSPTTNIQSQERIFDFFAGSPEATHMITLLYSPWGIPASYRFMQGSGVNTYKWVNDQGEGVLVKYHWEPVQGVRNLTQMQADEVQATNFNHATQDLHDAIERGDFPQWDLFVQIMEDGEHPELDFDPLDDTKIWPREQFPWRHVGQMTLNRNPENVFAETEQAAFGTGVLVDGLDFSDDKMLQGRTFSYSDTQRYRVGPNYLQLPINAPKKHVATNQRDGQMAYRVDTFEGQDQRVNYEPSLLSGPKEAPRRAPEHTPRVEGNLVRAAIERPNPFGQAGMQYRNFADWERDELVSNLSGALAGVDKRIQDKMLEYFTAADADYGQRVREGIQAKEAEMKGQKQEAPVYGTEASSLY from the coding sequence ATGAGCGACGAAAACAACAAGGGCGTCGGCACGGCGGTGCAGGGCGTGGGCGGTCCCCGCGACGGGCGCACCGCCCCCGGCGAGCAAGGCACCACCCTGACCACCCGCCAGGGCCACCCCGTTCACGACAACCAGAACAGCCGCACGGTGGGCAGCCGTGGCCCGATGACGCTGGAAAACTACCAGTTCATCGAAAAGCTCTCGCACTTCGACCGCGAGCGCATTCCCGAGCGTGTGGTGCACGCCCGCGGCGTCGGCGCCCACGGCGTGTTCAGAGCGACGGGCAAGGTCGGCGACGAGCCGGTGAGCAAGTACACCCGCGCCAAGCTGTTTCAGGAAGACGGCAAGGAAACGCCCGTCTTCGTGCGCTTCTCGACGGTGGGTCACGGCACCCACTCGCCCGAAACGCTGCGTGACCCGCGCGGGTTCGCCGTCAAGTTCTACACCGAAGACGGCAACTGGGACCTCGTCGGCAACAACCTCAAAATCTTCTTCATCCGTGACGCGCTGAAGTTCCCCGACCTGATCCACAGCCAGAAGCCCAGCCCGACCACCAACATCCAGTCGCAGGAGCGCATCTTCGATTTCTTCGCGGGCTCCCCCGAAGCGACCCACATGATTACCCTGCTGTACTCGCCCTGGGGCATTCCGGCGAGCTACCGCTTCATGCAGGGCAGCGGCGTGAACACCTACAAGTGGGTCAACGACCAGGGTGAAGGCGTGCTGGTCAAGTACCACTGGGAACCCGTGCAGGGCGTGCGCAACCTGACGCAGATGCAGGCCGACGAGGTGCAGGCGACCAACTTCAACCACGCGACCCAGGACCTGCACGACGCCATCGAGCGCGGCGACTTTCCCCAGTGGGACCTGTTCGTGCAGATCATGGAAGACGGCGAGCACCCCGAACTCGACTTTGACCCCCTCGACGACACCAAGATCTGGCCCCGCGAGCAGTTCCCCTGGCGGCACGTCGGCCAGATGACGCTGAACCGCAACCCCGAAAACGTGTTTGCCGAAACCGAGCAGGCCGCCTTCGGGACCGGCGTGCTGGTGGACGGCCTGGACTTCAGCGACGACAAGATGCTCCAGGGCCGCACCTTCAGCTACTCCGACACCCAGCGCTACCGCGTCGGCCCCAACTACCTGCAACTGCCGATCAACGCGCCCAAAAAGCACGTCGCCACCAACCAGCGCGACGGGCAGATGGCCTACCGGGTGGATACCTTTGAGGGCCAGGACCAGCGTGTGAACTACGAGCCGAGCCTTCTCAGCGGTCCCAAGGAAGCGCCTCGCCGCGCCCCCGAGCACACCCCCCGCGTGGAAGGCAACCTCGTGCGCGCCGCCATCGAACGCCCCAACCCCTTCGGGCAGGCCGGGATGCAGTACCGCAACTTCGCCGACTGGGAGCGTGACGAACTGGTGAGCAACCTCTCCGGCGCTCTGGCGGGCGTGGACAAGCGTATTCAGGACAAGATGCTCGAATACTTCACCGCCGCCGACGCCGACTACGGCCAGCGCGTGCGCGAGGGCATTCAGGCCAAGGAAGCCGAGATGAAGGGCCAGAAGCAGGAAGCCCCCGTCTACGGCACCGAGGCGAGCAGCCTGTACTGA
- a CDS encoding DUF3293 domain-containing protein has product MTGPTPDPELRAAFLATLYGPPGKRMCLSPVPGPAPRWAHGPWAIVTAWNPDAQQAPDAENHARQGELLAAVTQAGFSPHPARNGNGEWAEDSLLIPGAPLEKARDWGETFGQKAVLWGTDSQVNLVWLPGPVERFWAVLVTES; this is encoded by the coding sequence TTGACCGGCCCCACGCCCGACCCCGAGCTGCGGGCCGCGTTCCTGGCGACGCTTTACGGCCCGCCCGGCAAGCGTATGTGCCTCAGCCCCGTTCCCGGCCCTGCTCCCCGCTGGGCACACGGTCCCTGGGCCATCGTCACCGCCTGGAACCCGGACGCTCAGCAGGCCCCGGACGCCGAGAACCATGCCCGGCAGGGTGAGTTGCTGGCTGCTGTGACGCAGGCGGGTTTCTCCCCACATCCCGCTCGCAACGGCAACGGCGAGTGGGCCGAGGACAGCCTGCTCATTCCGGGGGCACCTCTGGAGAAGGCACGGGACTGGGGCGAGACGTTTGGGCAAAAAGCCGTGTTGTGGGGCACCGACTCTCAGGTGAACCTCGTCTGGTTGCCGGGGCCTGTCGAGCGCTTCTGGGCGGTGCTTGTAACAGAATCTTGA
- a CDS encoding NYN domain-containing protein, which translates to MERIALFIDGANVYAAAKRLGWNFDHRKILEHFAGLGALYNAFYYTAVPWPVDDKQKRFVDALTYMGYTVRTRPLRENTDENGDTSRRASLDIELVTDLLTTESRYDVAVLLSGDGDFERPVEVLRARGKKVIVASIPEMTSAELRNAADEYVDLASIREQVERPGYRLPSEGSGRDGASRTQDRDLRASFYGAGAGDER; encoded by the coding sequence ATGGAACGTATTGCACTCTTTATTGACGGCGCGAATGTCTATGCCGCGGCCAAACGGCTCGGCTGGAACTTCGACCACCGCAAGATTCTCGAACATTTTGCGGGGCTCGGCGCTCTGTATAACGCCTTTTACTACACCGCCGTGCCCTGGCCGGTGGACGACAAACAAAAGCGCTTCGTGGACGCCCTGACCTACATGGGCTACACGGTCCGCACCCGCCCGCTGCGCGAGAACACCGACGAGAACGGCGACACCTCGCGCCGCGCCAGCCTCGACATCGAACTGGTGACCGACCTGCTCACCACCGAGAGCCGCTACGACGTGGCGGTGCTGCTCTCCGGCGACGGCGACTTCGAGCGCCCGGTGGAGGTGCTGCGCGCCCGGGGCAAGAAAGTCATCGTGGCGAGCATTCCCGAGATGACGAGCGCCGAACTGCGCAACGCCGCCGACGAGTACGTGGACCTCGCCAGCATCCGTGAGCAGGTCGAGCGCCCCGGCTACCGCCTGCCGAGCGAAGGCAGCGGGCGTGACGGGGCGAGCCGCACCCAGGACCGCGACCTGCGTGCGTCGTTCTACGGAGCTGGAGCAGGCGATGAGCGCTGA
- a CDS encoding PhoH family protein, producing MALSECLFSPPFPPRPLGEDCAPAGARTGDKLTDSQTNIAPRAEDQTVTATVTLNDQREAYALLGANDANLRRMRELTRAKLIARGETVTITGDAADVEGAERMVRDALDVVRSGGELTPDSLLRSARLSSEGRSLAAETQVNGLTLPRGLKPKTPGQKLYLDLINESDITFGVGPAGTGKTYMAVAMAVQALKAKKVKRIILTRPAVEAGEKLGFLPGDLQAKIDPYLRPLYDSLQDMLDQEKFEAYLTSGVIEIAPLAFMRGRTLNDAFIILDEAQNTTGEQMKMFLTRMGFSSKVVVTGDVTQIDLPRHVTSGLAVAKRVLSQIEGIGWHEFTEVDVVRHPLVGRIIKAYDAAEQAEEDRRAARRGELASIPEHEHD from the coding sequence ATGGCGCTATCCGAATGCCTTTTTTCGCCCCCTTTCCCTCCCCGGCCCCTAGGGGAGGACTGTGCCCCTGCGGGGGCCAGGACAGGAGATAAGTTGACGGACTCTCAGACCAACATCGCCCCGCGTGCTGAAGACCAGACGGTGACCGCGACCGTGACCCTGAACGACCAGCGCGAGGCCTACGCCCTGCTCGGCGCCAACGACGCCAACCTGCGCCGCATGCGCGAGCTGACGCGGGCCAAGCTGATTGCGCGGGGCGAAACCGTAACTATTACCGGCGACGCGGCAGACGTGGAAGGCGCCGAGCGCATGGTGCGCGACGCTCTGGACGTGGTGCGCTCGGGCGGCGAACTCACCCCCGACAGCCTGCTGCGCTCGGCGCGCCTGAGCAGCGAGGGCCGCAGCCTCGCCGCCGAAACCCAGGTCAACGGCCTGACCCTGCCGCGCGGCCTCAAGCCCAAGACGCCGGGGCAAAAGCTCTACCTCGACCTCATCAACGAATCTGACATCACCTTCGGCGTCGGCCCCGCCGGGACCGGCAAGACCTACATGGCGGTGGCGATGGCGGTGCAGGCGCTCAAGGCCAAGAAGGTCAAGCGCATCATCCTGACCCGCCCGGCGGTCGAAGCGGGCGAGAAGCTCGGCTTTCTGCCCGGCGACTTGCAGGCCAAGATCGACCCGTACCTGCGGCCCCTCTACGACTCGCTGCAAGACATGCTCGACCAGGAAAAGTTCGAGGCATACCTGACGAGCGGGGTCATCGAAATCGCGCCGCTCGCCTTCATGCGCGGGCGCACGCTCAACGACGCCTTCATCATTCTCGACGAAGCGCAGAACACCACCGGCGAGCAGATGAAGATGTTCCTGACCCGTATGGGCTTTTCCTCCAAGGTGGTTGTGACCGGCGACGTGACCCAGATTGACTTGCCGCGTCACGTCACCTCCGGCCTCGCCGTCGCCAAGCGGGTGCTGAGCCAGATCGAGGGCATCGGCTGGCACGAATTCACCGAGGTGGACGTGGTGCGTCACCCGCTGGTGGGGCGCATCATCAAGGCCTACGACGCTGCCGAGCAGGCCGAGGAAGATCGCCGCGCCGCCCGCCGGGGCGAACTGGCGAGCATTCCTGAGCACGAGCACGACTGA
- a CDS encoding LysE family translocator, with the protein MIDPHQYGAFLVAAVVLALLPGPGLMYILARSLGGGRWAGIQSALGTGAGGMVHVLASAVGLSALIMASSLAFSVVKYAGAAYLIYLGLRVLLSKEALSSKEEASLAAAAPERQSRLFTQGAMTELLNPKTALFFLAVIPQFVKPATGHVFGQFLLLGTTSVVVNTLNAMLVATLAGFLGARLQGNPRFQRGQKVASGGAMIALGTYVAVER; encoded by the coding sequence ATGATCGACCCCCACCAGTACGGTGCTTTTCTGGTCGCTGCCGTGGTGCTGGCCCTGCTCCCCGGCCCCGGACTGATGTACATTCTCGCCCGCAGTCTGGGGGGTGGGCGTTGGGCCGGGATTCAGAGCGCCCTCGGCACCGGAGCCGGCGGCATGGTGCATGTGCTGGCCTCGGCGGTGGGGCTCTCGGCGCTCATCATGGCGTCGTCGCTCGCTTTCAGCGTCGTGAAGTACGCGGGGGCGGCGTACCTGATTTATCTGGGCCTGCGCGTGCTGCTGTCCAAAGAGGCCCTGTCGTCCAAAGAGGAAGCCAGCCTCGCTGCCGCCGCGCCCGAGCGTCAGAGCCGCCTGTTCACGCAGGGCGCCATGACCGAACTGCTCAATCCCAAAACGGCCCTGTTTTTCCTGGCGGTGATTCCCCAGTTCGTGAAGCCTGCAACGGGGCACGTCTTCGGACAATTTCTGCTGCTGGGCACGACTTCGGTGGTGGTCAACACGCTCAATGCCATGCTCGTCGCCACGCTGGCCGGGTTTCTGGGCGCGCGACTGCAAGGCAACCCCCGCTTTCAACGCGGGCAAAAGGTGGCGAGCGGCGGGGCGATGATCGCCCTGGGCACTTACGTCGCGGTTGAAAGGTAA
- a CDS encoding rhomboid family protein: MTRPPPPRPTSFLDPPPRAVSPLAPGRPHVKAAAGVTAGLIALLWGQEVADQFLFGTRLDGYGIEPRQVGTFWHVFTAPFLHAGFPHLIANTVPLAVLAFMTAVRSVSRFLVATFLIALIGGGLVWLLGRSGSVHLGASELVFGYLAYLLGVGWWERTPLSVVIAVIAFALYGGVLWGVLPSNPAISWEAHLFGFIGGLVAAALLHRKVRRA; the protein is encoded by the coding sequence ATGACGCGCCCGCCTCCCCCACGCCCCACCTCCTTTCTGGACCCGCCCCCACGGGCCGTTTCGCCGCTGGCGCCGGGCCGCCCGCACGTCAAGGCCGCGGCGGGGGTGACGGCGGGCCTGATCGCGCTGCTCTGGGGGCAGGAGGTGGCCGACCAGTTTCTCTTCGGCACCCGGCTGGACGGGTACGGCATCGAGCCGCGCCAGGTGGGAACCTTCTGGCACGTGTTCACGGCGCCCTTTTTGCACGCGGGGTTTCCGCACCTGATCGCCAACACGGTACCGCTGGCGGTGTTGGCCTTCATGACCGCCGTGCGCTCGGTGAGCCGCTTTCTGGTCGCCACCTTCCTGATTGCCCTGATCGGCGGCGGGCTGGTGTGGCTGTTAGGGCGCAGCGGCTCGGTGCATCTGGGGGCGAGCGAACTGGTGTTCGGCTACCTCGCGTACCTGCTCGGCGTGGGCTGGTGGGAACGGACGCCGCTGTCCGTCGTGATCGCGGTGATCGCCTTCGCGCTCTACGGCGGCGTGCTGTGGGGCGTGCTGCCGAGCAACCCCGCCATCTCGTGGGAGGCGCACCTCTTCGGCTTTATCGGCGGGCTGGTCGCGGCGGCGCTGCTGCACCGGAAGGTGCGTCGGGCATGA
- the truD gene encoding tRNA pseudouridine(13) synthase TruD: MTGRRCERTTSPGTGGRLRAEPADFQVQEVPAYLPGGSGEYLYLHVEKTRHTTAHVVRELCAQLGVRDRDVGVAGLKDRHAVTTQWLSLPAKVEPRMGDFSLPGVRILETSRHTNKLGMGHLHGNRFVVRVRGAAGMAEQAGETLATLAQGGVPNYFGPQRFGLGGLNAEEGLRVLRGESELRDPRVRRFLTSSVQSAIFNALVSLRLEREVFDRLLTGDMAKKHDTGGVFLVEDAGAETPRAQRGEVSATGTLFGRKVKPLTADAGALEAEALALFGLSPQVFASRKGDRRLIRVFPAEAEVRPEDDGYVLAFTLPKGSFATSVLREVMKTEVDAPGAGPDTTDEGEAGDGE, encoded by the coding sequence TTGACTGGTCGGCGCTGCGAGCGAACGACTTCTCCCGGCACCGGGGGCCGCCTGCGGGCCGAGCCTGCCGACTTTCAGGTGCAGGAGGTGCCCGCCTACCTGCCCGGCGGCAGCGGCGAGTACCTGTACCTGCACGTGGAAAAGACCCGCCACACCACCGCGCACGTGGTCCGCGAGCTGTGCGCGCAGCTCGGCGTGCGTGACCGCGACGTGGGGGTCGCCGGCCTCAAGGACCGCCACGCCGTGACCACCCAGTGGCTGAGCCTCCCCGCCAAAGTCGAGCCGCGCATGGGCGACTTCTCGCTGCCCGGCGTGCGGATTCTGGAAACCTCGCGCCACACCAACAAGCTCGGCATGGGCCACCTGCACGGCAACCGCTTCGTGGTGCGGGTGCGCGGCGCGGCGGGCATGGCCGAGCAGGCAGGGGAGACGCTGGCGACGCTCGCGCAGGGCGGCGTGCCCAACTATTTCGGCCCCCAGCGCTTCGGCCTCGGCGGGCTCAACGCCGAGGAGGGCCTGCGGGTGCTGCGCGGCGAGTCGGAACTGCGCGACCCCCGCGTGCGCCGCTTCCTGACGAGCAGCGTGCAGAGTGCCATCTTCAACGCACTGGTGAGCCTGCGGCTGGAGCGCGAGGTCTTCGACCGCCTGCTGACCGGCGACATGGCGAAAAAGCACGACACGGGCGGCGTCTTTCTGGTGGAGGACGCCGGGGCCGAGACCCCCAGAGCGCAGCGCGGCGAGGTCAGCGCGACCGGAACCCTCTTCGGACGCAAGGTCAAGCCCCTCACCGCCGACGCGGGCGCCCTGGAGGCCGAGGCCCTCGCGCTGTTCGGCCTGTCCCCGCAGGTCTTCGCCTCGCGCAAGGGCGACCGCCGCCTGATTCGCGTCTTTCCCGCTGAGGCTGAAGTGCGCCCTGAGGACGACGGTTACGTGCTCGCCTTCACCCTCCCCAAGGGCAGTTTCGCCACCAGCGTGCTGCGCGAGGTGATGAAGACCGAGGTGGACGCGCCAGGCGCCGGCCCAGACACGACCGACGAGGGCGAAGCGGGGGACGGCGAATGA
- a CDS encoding transglutaminase family protein has protein sequence MRCEIRHTTEYHYPKPAWDSFNEVRLHPVQEVRQTLRSFHLNVTPEAEITSHKDYFGTLVHHVHVHEAHTELRIEAQAIVDTHAVTLPLPAPMSVLEDVRPRNIEFLVPSPRVPAGDWPEIFEVRRPGPKDDLPSFLSDLNTFLYHRFTYDAKATGVNTPLAEFARHGRGVCQDFTHAMLGILRQLGIPARYVSGYLYSGGEMRGAEATHAWVEALIPGYGWLGYDPTNNRLAGEKHIKIAHGREYSDVSPVRGTYYGGGQGKLDVAVHVYGEQ, from the coding sequence ATGCGCTGCGAAATCCGACACACCACCGAGTATCACTACCCCAAACCCGCCTGGGACTCGTTCAATGAAGTCCGCCTGCATCCGGTGCAGGAGGTGCGGCAGACGCTGCGTTCCTTTCACCTGAACGTGACGCCGGAAGCCGAAATCACGTCCCACAAGGACTATTTCGGGACGCTGGTGCACCATGTCCACGTGCATGAGGCGCACACCGAACTGCGGATCGAGGCGCAGGCCATCGTGGACACCCACGCCGTGACGCTGCCGCTGCCCGCCCCCATGAGTGTGCTCGAAGACGTGCGGCCCAGGAACATCGAGTTTCTGGTGCCGTCTCCGCGCGTGCCTGCCGGAGACTGGCCGGAAATCTTCGAGGTGCGCCGTCCGGGGCCGAAGGACGACCTGCCGAGCTTTCTGAGCGACCTCAACACCTTCCTCTACCACCGCTTTACCTACGACGCCAAGGCGACCGGCGTGAACACTCCGCTCGCTGAGTTCGCGCGGCACGGACGGGGCGTGTGCCAGGACTTTACCCACGCCATGCTGGGCATCTTGCGTCAGCTCGGGATTCCGGCCCGCTACGTCAGCGGCTACCTCTACAGCGGCGGAGAAATGCGGGGCGCCGAGGCCACCCACGCCTGGGTGGAGGCGCTCATTCCGGGCTACGGCTGGCTGGGCTACGACCCCACCAACAACCGGCTGGCCGGCGAAAAACACATCAAGATCGCCCACGGGCGCGAGTACAGCGACGTGTCCCCGGTGCGCGGCACCTACTACGGCGGCGGCCAGGGCAAGCTGGACGTGGCGGTGCACGTGTACGGGGAGCAGTAA
- a CDS encoding mechanosensitive ion channel family protein, with protein MLDVLMVQLAKPQVWVGLALTLVVAYALYRLGRTLLRSIEGYLHPRLTLVLKWLLLLTISVGWLASATHIAYLPDVPVLFDLGADIREGFRNSAGKVVVVLAMAMIAWNLISVISGRVVPDDDFNRRTVRVQTLKGVVESTLRVLIVVIAALAMLQTLGLNTTSLLAGVSVLGLAVSFGAQNLFKDLFTGFFILLEDQYGVGDVITINTGQLSGNVESVNLRVTTLRALDGTVHIVPNGQIQTVSVSSKDWSRVVATVDVTYNTNIDQALGVLDAVSRELYHDPAWKDHFLDAPEVQGVTDLAPDGITLRALFKVLPKSQFALGREFNRRIKIAMDEANIEIPSPQRSVSFGSAPLEVKLAREVKQTQGAGQAPAAPNPAASAPAASAPPMSAPAAGPNPQTLAGQNRTHSPIAPGFSRDAEEDER; from the coding sequence ATGCTCGATGTTCTGATGGTCCAGCTCGCCAAGCCGCAGGTCTGGGTGGGCCTCGCGCTGACCCTGGTGGTGGCCTACGCGCTCTACCGCCTGGGCCGCACGCTGCTGCGCAGCATTGAAGGCTACCTGCACCCCCGCCTGACGCTGGTGCTCAAGTGGCTGCTGCTGCTGACGATTTCGGTGGGCTGGCTGGCGAGTGCCACCCACATCGCCTACCTGCCCGACGTGCCCGTCTTGTTTGACCTCGGGGCCGATATCCGCGAGGGCTTTCGCAACAGCGCGGGCAAGGTGGTGGTCGTGCTGGCGATGGCGATGATCGCCTGGAACCTCATCAGCGTGATCAGTGGCCGCGTGGTGCCTGACGACGACTTCAACCGCCGCACGGTGCGGGTGCAGACCCTCAAGGGCGTGGTGGAAAGCACCCTGCGCGTCCTCATCGTCGTCATTGCCGCCCTCGCCATGTTGCAGACCCTCGGCCTTAACACGACCAGCCTGCTCGCGGGCGTGTCGGTGCTGGGCCTGGCGGTCAGCTTCGGGGCGCAGAACCTCTTCAAGGACCTCTTTACCGGCTTTTTTATCCTGCTCGAAGACCAATACGGCGTGGGCGACGTGATCACCATCAACACCGGGCAGCTCTCGGGCAACGTGGAGAGCGTCAACCTGCGCGTGACCACCCTGCGCGCGCTCGACGGCACCGTGCACATCGTCCCCAACGGCCAGATTCAGACCGTCAGCGTGAGCAGCAAGGACTGGTCGCGGGTGGTGGCGACGGTGGACGTGACCTACAACACCAACATCGATCAGGCGCTCGGCGTGCTCGACGCGGTCAGCCGGGAGCTGTATCACGACCCCGCATGGAAAGATCACTTCCTCGACGCGCCCGAGGTGCAGGGCGTCACCGATCTCGCTCCCGACGGCATCACTCTGCGCGCGCTGTTCAAGGTGCTGCCCAAAAGCCAGTTTGCCCTGGGCCGCGAGTTCAACCGCCGCATCAAAATTGCCATGGACGAGGCGAACATCGAGATTCCCTCGCCTCAGCGCAGCGTGAGTTTCGGCAGCGCCCCGCTGGAGGTCAAACTGGCCCGCGAGGTCAAGCAGACACAGGGAGCCGGTCAAGCGCCCGCCGCGCCTAACCCTGCCGCGTCTGCCCCTGCCGCGTCTGCCCCGCCCATGTCCGCGCCCGCTGCTGGTCCGAATCCTCAGACCCTCGCCGGGCAAAACCGCACCCATTCCCCCATTGCGCCGGGCTTCAGCCGTGACGCCGAGGAAGATGAACGCTAG
- a CDS encoding YIP1 family protein, with the protein MTRSPFSTPSAPSQISDMFAQSTAVLARPAPSTFERFERRGGTGQALMYVLLAAAVSGVIAALFSVFHSDVTFFGQLFSRLIGIPAQFLVFTGAVYLIGRYLFGGTGRYSEVAYTFALFFVPLSIVGTLLGIIPIFGWFVQSVVIALALAFFGFLAVQSSMNLRDPVKAGVTLVLSALAYSIVEPVLLRSLFGL; encoded by the coding sequence ATGACCCGCTCCCCCTTTTCCACGCCCAGCGCACCCAGCCAGATTTCGGACATGTTCGCCCAGAGCACGGCGGTCCTGGCCCGGCCTGCGCCCAGCACCTTCGAGCGCTTTGAGCGGCGGGGCGGCACCGGGCAAGCGCTGATGTATGTCCTGCTCGCCGCTGCCGTCTCGGGCGTGATTGCCGCGCTGTTCTCGGTCTTTCACAGCGACGTGACCTTTTTCGGCCAGTTGTTCTCGCGCCTCATCGGGATTCCGGCGCAGTTCCTCGTCTTTACCGGCGCGGTGTACCTGATTGGCCGCTACCTGTTCGGCGGCACGGGCCGCTACTCGGAAGTCGCCTACACCTTTGCCCTGTTCTTCGTGCCGCTGAGCATCGTGGGCACCCTGCTCGGCATCATTCCCATCTTCGGCTGGTTCGTGCAGAGCGTGGTGATTGCGCTGGCGCTGGCTTTCTTCGGCTTTCTCGCCGTGCAGTCGAGCATGAACCTGCGCGACCCGGTCAAGGCCGGGGTGACACTGGTGCTCTCGGCACTGGCCTATAGCATCGTCGAGCCGGTGCTGCTCCGCTCACTGTTCGGGCTGTAA